Proteins found in one Sardina pilchardus chromosome 3, fSarPil1.1, whole genome shotgun sequence genomic segment:
- the cfap70 gene encoding cilia- and flagella-associated protein 70 isoform X2: MDTGQVVGEQAVSVQITVLRGHNLKGSRTESFLSFVRTELNGVVLGDSPKVDAVVDEAVDYNFTCSFECSDAAHNLDDLAHKPVILTVTEILPKEKKQKEEKTIVLGQAVVDLLPLLHGQSCFTASTVLYPAPGSPGETAALDGSNKPVLDVSVSVPKPLLPATKLSESNLLKVTVETAYSVPDVWNQAAAPASGYAAALQVPLTAEKEQILMFSNGMLKMGGEREPVPRPKKWPQGAMLASGAQYIPGVNIEEQSVDMEDGDMTTVEDKELRVEAEINRKRVSWDTERRCFLDAGGAAWLTRRIVDCRLWPIEIMKVAQMGAAKGAKAGKDKGEDETQISFHGVAYVDLAPLLYPGATCVRGAYKLHPFYESELMLKTKRNHSVLRESMRPPVTQGKARVSSVGSCKAAPSKIFDKGGKDTKESPRKLSASQAGTQGKVAPDENVIDVEPQINTEGQMYADSKSYIVIEIALDKPLVPKRPPVELAKRVMELIPPRPLLPRRPAGAERAVQEFQAQVASVAAQVLDQYQQLFGAAFEPSAQLPDPNTQEQRKAHLFGELNYSGKYFAFKEQLKYSVVRIVREKMLRTEAFTDVEQLQAFLSQLYVFLVDEMHKALNKTLAVDDLENQPQPMLECSQLKHFAKEAQLNQDFQLATKYYQERLARDRNDPSHWFDYGCFYMLRGDYQKAEECFHQAVSINQAHLSSLLMCGILAEMDGRYEDAETFFEGATCVNPSSVVAWTLFGVFYQAQDNSIQAEMAFLEACKQQRAGLVPSPADDGDTQIELDAQEEQEEEAEEDSAEDSIEGEDVESSISRQSGAGVKEVEGPTLAVEPKPTRTASLNSPSKPCSIYMETVEFLLQSNALQTAQRVLAQELLCPEAGLSSSYHLALAQLHTLRGEYGSAETNLSAALRDSYENPDVWALWGHLHFLRGESRDAQKCYERTLDFVADASDTHPIYLRLGSIYLKEGQFEKAKATYLRACKSSPSCLTWLGLGIACYRLEEMTEAEDALTEANTLNNTNAEVWGYLALVCLQMGRKLEAEQSYKYTMKLDLQNEPLLQEINEMQKHVGFGNPCF, translated from the exons ATGGATACAGGACAAGTAGTTGGAGAACAGGCAGTATCTGTACAAATAACAGTTTTACGTGGCCATAATTTG AAAGGAAGCAGGACCGAGTCCTTCCTCAGTTTTGTTAGAACTGAGTTGAATGGTGTAGTCCTTGGAGATTCTCCAAAGGTTGATGCAGTTGTTGACGAAGCAGTGGATTACAACTTTACATGCAGCTTCGAATGTTCAGATGCTGCACATAATTTGGATGATCTCGCACATAAACCTGTCATCT TGACTGTGACTGAGATCTTGCCCAAagagaagaagcagaaggaAGAGAAGACGATTGTTCTTGGGCAGGCGGTGGTGGATTTGCTCCCTCTTCTCCATG GTCAAAGCTGCTTCACAGCCTCCACAGTCCTTTATCCAGCACCTGGCTCACCTGGAGAGACAGCTGCACTGGATGGTAGCAACAAG cctGTCCTTGATGTCTCAGTCAGTGTCCCAAAGCCTCTGTTGCCAGCCACCAAGCTCTCCGAGTCCAACCTTTTGAAAGTTACTGTTGAAACAGCCTACTCTGTGCCTGACGTATGGAATCAAGCAGCGGCACCTGCATCAGGCTATGCTGCAGCACTACAGGTGCCCCTCACAGCCGag AAGGAGCAAATATTGATGTTCTCCAATGGAATGCTGAAaatgggaggggagagagaacctGTTCCCCGACCCAAAAAATGGCCACAGGGTGCCATGTTGGCCTCAGGAGCCCAGTACATACCAGGCGTTAACATTGAAGAGCAGAGTGTCGACATGGAGGATGGCGATATGACCACTGTAGAG GATAAGGAGCTTCGTGTTGAGGCGGAGATAAACAGGAAGAGGGTGAGCTGGGACACAGAGCGACGCTGCTTCCTGGATGCTGGAGGTGCAGCCTG GCTGACTCGGCGGATTGTGGATTGCCGGTTGTGGCCAATAGAGATTATGAAAGTAGCACAGATGGGAGCTGCCAAGGGAGCGAAGGCTGGTAAAGACAAG GGGGAGGATGAGACCCAAATATCCTTCCATGGAGTGGCATATGTGGACCTGGCTCCGCTGTTGTATCCAGGGGCTACTTGTGTCAGAGGGGCCTATAAACTCCACCCTTTCTATGAGTCAGAGCTCATGCTGAAA ACGAAGCGGAACCATAGCGTGCTACGGGAGAGTATGCGGCCGCCGGTGACGCAAGGCAAAGCCCGCGTGTCTTCCGTGGGCTCCTGCAAGGCTGCACCAAGCAAAATATTTGACAAGGGAGGAAAAGATACCAAGGAGTCTCCCAGGAAG CTTTCTGCTTCCCAGGCAGGGACACAGGGCAAGGTTGCCCCAGACGAGAATGTAATTGACGTGGAGCCACAGATCAACACGGAGGGACAA ATGTATGCAGATTCTAAGTCCTACATTGTAATTGAGATTGCATTAGACAAACCACTTGTTCCCAAAAGACCACCAGTGGAGCTTGCAAAAAG AGTGATGGAGCTTATTCCTCCAAGACCTCTATTACCTCGCAGACCAGCTGGAGCAGAACGA GCCGTGCAGGAGTTTCAGGCTCAAGTAGCAAGTGTGGCAGCACAGGTCCTGGACCAGTACCAGCAGCTGTTTGGAGCAGCGTTTGAACCCAGTGCCCAGCTCCCAGATCCCAACACACAGGAACAGCGTAAAGCACATTTGTTCGGGGAGCTCAACTATTCCGGGAAGTACTTTGCTTTTAAAGAACAACTCAAG taCTCTGTAGTTCGAATAGTGCGTGAGAAAATGTTGCGAACTGAAGCCTTCACGGATGTGGAACAACTGCAGGCATTTCTAAGTCAGCTCTATGTGTTTCTGGTGGATGAAATGCACAAGGCATTGAATAAG ACACTGGCCGTAGATGATCTAGAGAATCAGCCACAGCCAATGCTGGAGTGTTCTCAGCTAAAGCACTTTGCCAAAGAGGCTCAGCTGAACCAGGACTTCCAGCTCGCCACCAAATACTACCAGGAG CGGCTGGCACGAGATCGTAATGACCCGTCCCACTGGTTTGATTACGGCTGTTTCTACATGTTGAGGGGGGACTACCAGAAAGCAGAGGAATGCTTCCATCAGGCGGTCTCTATAAATCAGGCACATCTATCCAG TTTACTGATGTGTGGTATTCTGGCTGAGATGGATGGGCGGTACGAGGATGCAGAGACTTTTTTTGAAGGAGCAACCTGTGTCAATCCCAGCAGTGTAGTTGCCTGGACACTGTTTG GTGTGTTCTATCAAGCACAGGACAACAGTATCCAGGCAGAGATGGCTTTCTTAGAGGCCTGTAAGCAGCAGCGGGCGGGTTTGGTGCCGAGCCCAGCAGACGACGGGGACACACAGATCGAGTTAGACGCACAGGAAGAGCAAGAGGAAGAAGCAGAGGAAGACTCGGCTGAGGACAGCA TTGAGGGAGAGGATGTAGAAAGTTCCATTAGTCGTCAAAGTGGTGCTGGTGTTAAAGAGGTGGAGGGTCCTACTTTGGCCGTGGAACCTAAACCAACCAGGACAGCTTCCCTTAACAGCCCGAGCAAACCATGTAGTATCTACATGGAGACTGTGGAGTTCCTACTGCAGAGCAATGCATTACAG ACGGCCCAAAGGGTACTGGCTCAGGAGCTGCTGTGCCCGGAGGCCGGGTTGAGTAGCTCCTACCACCTGGCGTTGGCTCAGCTCCACACCCTCCGAGGAGAGTACGGCAGTGCTGAGACCAACCTCAGTGCAGCACTCAGAGATAGCTACGAG AATCCAGATGTGTGGGCACTTTGGGGCCACTTGCATTTCCTGCGAGGTGAGAGCAGAGATGCCCAGAAGTGTTATGAGAGAACCCTGGACTTTGTGGCGGATGCCTCCGACACTCACCCCATCTATCTGCGCCTGGGCTCTATCTACCTGAAGGAAGGGCAG TTTGAGAAGGCCAAAGCCACATACCTACGTGCTTGCAAGAGCTCGCCATCCTGCTTGACCTGGCTTGGCCTGGGCATCGCCTGCTACCGG CTGGaagagatgacagaagctgAGGATGCACTGACAGAGGCCAACACCTTAAACAATACTAATGCAGAGGTGTGGGGATACCTGGCACTTGTCTGCTTGCAG ATGGGGAGAAAGTTGGAGGCAGAGCAGTCTTATAAGTACACAATGAAG cTGGATTTACAAAACGAGCCACTTCTGCAGGAGATCAATGAGATGCAAAAACATGTTGGATTTGGCAACCCTTGTTTTTGA
- the cfap70 gene encoding cilia- and flagella-associated protein 70 isoform X1, which yields MDTGQVVGEQAVSVQITVLRGHNLKGSRTESFLSFVRTELNGVVLGDSPKVDAVVDEAVDYNFTCSFECSDAAHNLDDLAHKPVILTVTEILPKEKKQKEEKTIVLGQAVVDLLPLLHGQSCFTASTVLYPAPGSPGETAALDGSNKPVLDVSVSVPKPLLPATKLSESNLLKVTVETAYSVPDVWNQAAAPASGYAAALQVPLTAEKEQILMFSNGMLKMGGEREPVPRPKKWPQGAMLASGAQYIPGVNIEEQSVDMEDGDMTTVEDKELRVEAEINRKRVSWDTERRCFLDAGGAAWLTRRIVDCRLWPIEIMKVAQMGAAKGAKAGKDKGEDETQISFHGVAYVDLAPLLYPGATCVRGAYKLHPFYESELMLKTKRNHSVLRESMRPPVTQGKARVSSVGSCKAAPSKIFDKGGKDTKESPRKTRDAAEEAKIHQLSASQAGTQGKVAPDENVIDVEPQINTEGQMYADSKSYIVIEIALDKPLVPKRPPVELAKRVMELIPPRPLLPRRPAGAERAVQEFQAQVASVAAQVLDQYQQLFGAAFEPSAQLPDPNTQEQRKAHLFGELNYSGKYFAFKEQLKYSVVRIVREKMLRTEAFTDVEQLQAFLSQLYVFLVDEMHKALNKTLAVDDLENQPQPMLECSQLKHFAKEAQLNQDFQLATKYYQERLARDRNDPSHWFDYGCFYMLRGDYQKAEECFHQAVSINQAHLSSLLMCGILAEMDGRYEDAETFFEGATCVNPSSVVAWTLFGVFYQAQDNSIQAEMAFLEACKQQRAGLVPSPADDGDTQIELDAQEEQEEEAEEDSAEDSIEGEDVESSISRQSGAGVKEVEGPTLAVEPKPTRTASLNSPSKPCSIYMETVEFLLQSNALQTAQRVLAQELLCPEAGLSSSYHLALAQLHTLRGEYGSAETNLSAALRDSYENPDVWALWGHLHFLRGESRDAQKCYERTLDFVADASDTHPIYLRLGSIYLKEGQFEKAKATYLRACKSSPSCLTWLGLGIACYRLEEMTEAEDALTEANTLNNTNAEVWGYLALVCLQMGRKLEAEQSYKYTMKLDLQNEPLLQEINEMQKHVGFGNPCF from the exons ATGGATACAGGACAAGTAGTTGGAGAACAGGCAGTATCTGTACAAATAACAGTTTTACGTGGCCATAATTTG AAAGGAAGCAGGACCGAGTCCTTCCTCAGTTTTGTTAGAACTGAGTTGAATGGTGTAGTCCTTGGAGATTCTCCAAAGGTTGATGCAGTTGTTGACGAAGCAGTGGATTACAACTTTACATGCAGCTTCGAATGTTCAGATGCTGCACATAATTTGGATGATCTCGCACATAAACCTGTCATCT TGACTGTGACTGAGATCTTGCCCAAagagaagaagcagaaggaAGAGAAGACGATTGTTCTTGGGCAGGCGGTGGTGGATTTGCTCCCTCTTCTCCATG GTCAAAGCTGCTTCACAGCCTCCACAGTCCTTTATCCAGCACCTGGCTCACCTGGAGAGACAGCTGCACTGGATGGTAGCAACAAG cctGTCCTTGATGTCTCAGTCAGTGTCCCAAAGCCTCTGTTGCCAGCCACCAAGCTCTCCGAGTCCAACCTTTTGAAAGTTACTGTTGAAACAGCCTACTCTGTGCCTGACGTATGGAATCAAGCAGCGGCACCTGCATCAGGCTATGCTGCAGCACTACAGGTGCCCCTCACAGCCGag AAGGAGCAAATATTGATGTTCTCCAATGGAATGCTGAAaatgggaggggagagagaacctGTTCCCCGACCCAAAAAATGGCCACAGGGTGCCATGTTGGCCTCAGGAGCCCAGTACATACCAGGCGTTAACATTGAAGAGCAGAGTGTCGACATGGAGGATGGCGATATGACCACTGTAGAG GATAAGGAGCTTCGTGTTGAGGCGGAGATAAACAGGAAGAGGGTGAGCTGGGACACAGAGCGACGCTGCTTCCTGGATGCTGGAGGTGCAGCCTG GCTGACTCGGCGGATTGTGGATTGCCGGTTGTGGCCAATAGAGATTATGAAAGTAGCACAGATGGGAGCTGCCAAGGGAGCGAAGGCTGGTAAAGACAAG GGGGAGGATGAGACCCAAATATCCTTCCATGGAGTGGCATATGTGGACCTGGCTCCGCTGTTGTATCCAGGGGCTACTTGTGTCAGAGGGGCCTATAAACTCCACCCTTTCTATGAGTCAGAGCTCATGCTGAAA ACGAAGCGGAACCATAGCGTGCTACGGGAGAGTATGCGGCCGCCGGTGACGCAAGGCAAAGCCCGCGTGTCTTCCGTGGGCTCCTGCAAGGCTGCACCAAGCAAAATATTTGACAAGGGAGGAAAAGATACCAAGGAGTCTCCCAGGAAG ACTCGAGATGCCGCTGAAGAAGCTAAAATACACCAGCTTTCTGCTTCCCAGGCAGGGACACAGGGCAAGGTTGCCCCAGACGAGAATGTAATTGACGTGGAGCCACAGATCAACACGGAGGGACAA ATGTATGCAGATTCTAAGTCCTACATTGTAATTGAGATTGCATTAGACAAACCACTTGTTCCCAAAAGACCACCAGTGGAGCTTGCAAAAAG AGTGATGGAGCTTATTCCTCCAAGACCTCTATTACCTCGCAGACCAGCTGGAGCAGAACGA GCCGTGCAGGAGTTTCAGGCTCAAGTAGCAAGTGTGGCAGCACAGGTCCTGGACCAGTACCAGCAGCTGTTTGGAGCAGCGTTTGAACCCAGTGCCCAGCTCCCAGATCCCAACACACAGGAACAGCGTAAAGCACATTTGTTCGGGGAGCTCAACTATTCCGGGAAGTACTTTGCTTTTAAAGAACAACTCAAG taCTCTGTAGTTCGAATAGTGCGTGAGAAAATGTTGCGAACTGAAGCCTTCACGGATGTGGAACAACTGCAGGCATTTCTAAGTCAGCTCTATGTGTTTCTGGTGGATGAAATGCACAAGGCATTGAATAAG ACACTGGCCGTAGATGATCTAGAGAATCAGCCACAGCCAATGCTGGAGTGTTCTCAGCTAAAGCACTTTGCCAAAGAGGCTCAGCTGAACCAGGACTTCCAGCTCGCCACCAAATACTACCAGGAG CGGCTGGCACGAGATCGTAATGACCCGTCCCACTGGTTTGATTACGGCTGTTTCTACATGTTGAGGGGGGACTACCAGAAAGCAGAGGAATGCTTCCATCAGGCGGTCTCTATAAATCAGGCACATCTATCCAG TTTACTGATGTGTGGTATTCTGGCTGAGATGGATGGGCGGTACGAGGATGCAGAGACTTTTTTTGAAGGAGCAACCTGTGTCAATCCCAGCAGTGTAGTTGCCTGGACACTGTTTG GTGTGTTCTATCAAGCACAGGACAACAGTATCCAGGCAGAGATGGCTTTCTTAGAGGCCTGTAAGCAGCAGCGGGCGGGTTTGGTGCCGAGCCCAGCAGACGACGGGGACACACAGATCGAGTTAGACGCACAGGAAGAGCAAGAGGAAGAAGCAGAGGAAGACTCGGCTGAGGACAGCA TTGAGGGAGAGGATGTAGAAAGTTCCATTAGTCGTCAAAGTGGTGCTGGTGTTAAAGAGGTGGAGGGTCCTACTTTGGCCGTGGAACCTAAACCAACCAGGACAGCTTCCCTTAACAGCCCGAGCAAACCATGTAGTATCTACATGGAGACTGTGGAGTTCCTACTGCAGAGCAATGCATTACAG ACGGCCCAAAGGGTACTGGCTCAGGAGCTGCTGTGCCCGGAGGCCGGGTTGAGTAGCTCCTACCACCTGGCGTTGGCTCAGCTCCACACCCTCCGAGGAGAGTACGGCAGTGCTGAGACCAACCTCAGTGCAGCACTCAGAGATAGCTACGAG AATCCAGATGTGTGGGCACTTTGGGGCCACTTGCATTTCCTGCGAGGTGAGAGCAGAGATGCCCAGAAGTGTTATGAGAGAACCCTGGACTTTGTGGCGGATGCCTCCGACACTCACCCCATCTATCTGCGCCTGGGCTCTATCTACCTGAAGGAAGGGCAG TTTGAGAAGGCCAAAGCCACATACCTACGTGCTTGCAAGAGCTCGCCATCCTGCTTGACCTGGCTTGGCCTGGGCATCGCCTGCTACCGG CTGGaagagatgacagaagctgAGGATGCACTGACAGAGGCCAACACCTTAAACAATACTAATGCAGAGGTGTGGGGATACCTGGCACTTGTCTGCTTGCAG ATGGGGAGAAAGTTGGAGGCAGAGCAGTCTTATAAGTACACAATGAAG cTGGATTTACAAAACGAGCCACTTCTGCAGGAGATCAATGAGATGCAAAAACATGTTGGATTTGGCAACCCTTGTTTTTGA
- the cfap70 gene encoding cilia- and flagella-associated protein 70 isoform X3, whose amino-acid sequence MDTGQVVGEQAVSVQITVLRGHNLKGSRTESFLSFVRTELNGVVLGDSPKVDAVVDEAVDYNFTCSFECSDAAHNLDDLAHKPVILTVTEILPKEKKQKEEKTIVLGQAVVDLLPLLHGQSCFTASTVLYPAPGSPGETAALDGSNKPVLDVSVSVPKPLLPATKLSESNLLKVTVETAYSVPDVWNQAAAPASGYAAALQVPLTAEKEQILMFSNGMLKMGGEREPVPRPKKWPQGAMLASGAQYIPGVNIEEQSVDMEDGDMTTVEDKELRVEAEINRKRVSWDTERRCFLDAGGAAWLTRRIVDCRLWPIEIMKVAQMGAAKGAKAGKDKGEDETQISFHGVAYVDLAPLLYPGATCVRGAYKLHPFYESELMLKTKRNHSVLRESMRPPVTQGKARVSSVGSCKAAPSKIFDKGGKDTKESPRKAGTQGKVAPDENVIDVEPQINTEGQMYADSKSYIVIEIALDKPLVPKRPPVELAKRVMELIPPRPLLPRRPAGAERAVQEFQAQVASVAAQVLDQYQQLFGAAFEPSAQLPDPNTQEQRKAHLFGELNYSGKYFAFKEQLKYSVVRIVREKMLRTEAFTDVEQLQAFLSQLYVFLVDEMHKALNKTLAVDDLENQPQPMLECSQLKHFAKEAQLNQDFQLATKYYQERLARDRNDPSHWFDYGCFYMLRGDYQKAEECFHQAVSINQAHLSSLLMCGILAEMDGRYEDAETFFEGATCVNPSSVVAWTLFGVFYQAQDNSIQAEMAFLEACKQQRAGLVPSPADDGDTQIELDAQEEQEEEAEEDSAEDSIEGEDVESSISRQSGAGVKEVEGPTLAVEPKPTRTASLNSPSKPCSIYMETVEFLLQSNALQTAQRVLAQELLCPEAGLSSSYHLALAQLHTLRGEYGSAETNLSAALRDSYENPDVWALWGHLHFLRGESRDAQKCYERTLDFVADASDTHPIYLRLGSIYLKEGQFEKAKATYLRACKSSPSCLTWLGLGIACYRLEEMTEAEDALTEANTLNNTNAEVWGYLALVCLQMGRKLEAEQSYKYTMKLDLQNEPLLQEINEMQKHVGFGNPCF is encoded by the exons ATGGATACAGGACAAGTAGTTGGAGAACAGGCAGTATCTGTACAAATAACAGTTTTACGTGGCCATAATTTG AAAGGAAGCAGGACCGAGTCCTTCCTCAGTTTTGTTAGAACTGAGTTGAATGGTGTAGTCCTTGGAGATTCTCCAAAGGTTGATGCAGTTGTTGACGAAGCAGTGGATTACAACTTTACATGCAGCTTCGAATGTTCAGATGCTGCACATAATTTGGATGATCTCGCACATAAACCTGTCATCT TGACTGTGACTGAGATCTTGCCCAAagagaagaagcagaaggaAGAGAAGACGATTGTTCTTGGGCAGGCGGTGGTGGATTTGCTCCCTCTTCTCCATG GTCAAAGCTGCTTCACAGCCTCCACAGTCCTTTATCCAGCACCTGGCTCACCTGGAGAGACAGCTGCACTGGATGGTAGCAACAAG cctGTCCTTGATGTCTCAGTCAGTGTCCCAAAGCCTCTGTTGCCAGCCACCAAGCTCTCCGAGTCCAACCTTTTGAAAGTTACTGTTGAAACAGCCTACTCTGTGCCTGACGTATGGAATCAAGCAGCGGCACCTGCATCAGGCTATGCTGCAGCACTACAGGTGCCCCTCACAGCCGag AAGGAGCAAATATTGATGTTCTCCAATGGAATGCTGAAaatgggaggggagagagaacctGTTCCCCGACCCAAAAAATGGCCACAGGGTGCCATGTTGGCCTCAGGAGCCCAGTACATACCAGGCGTTAACATTGAAGAGCAGAGTGTCGACATGGAGGATGGCGATATGACCACTGTAGAG GATAAGGAGCTTCGTGTTGAGGCGGAGATAAACAGGAAGAGGGTGAGCTGGGACACAGAGCGACGCTGCTTCCTGGATGCTGGAGGTGCAGCCTG GCTGACTCGGCGGATTGTGGATTGCCGGTTGTGGCCAATAGAGATTATGAAAGTAGCACAGATGGGAGCTGCCAAGGGAGCGAAGGCTGGTAAAGACAAG GGGGAGGATGAGACCCAAATATCCTTCCATGGAGTGGCATATGTGGACCTGGCTCCGCTGTTGTATCCAGGGGCTACTTGTGTCAGAGGGGCCTATAAACTCCACCCTTTCTATGAGTCAGAGCTCATGCTGAAA ACGAAGCGGAACCATAGCGTGCTACGGGAGAGTATGCGGCCGCCGGTGACGCAAGGCAAAGCCCGCGTGTCTTCCGTGGGCTCCTGCAAGGCTGCACCAAGCAAAATATTTGACAAGGGAGGAAAAGATACCAAGGAGTCTCCCAGGAAG GCAGGGACACAGGGCAAGGTTGCCCCAGACGAGAATGTAATTGACGTGGAGCCACAGATCAACACGGAGGGACAA ATGTATGCAGATTCTAAGTCCTACATTGTAATTGAGATTGCATTAGACAAACCACTTGTTCCCAAAAGACCACCAGTGGAGCTTGCAAAAAG AGTGATGGAGCTTATTCCTCCAAGACCTCTATTACCTCGCAGACCAGCTGGAGCAGAACGA GCCGTGCAGGAGTTTCAGGCTCAAGTAGCAAGTGTGGCAGCACAGGTCCTGGACCAGTACCAGCAGCTGTTTGGAGCAGCGTTTGAACCCAGTGCCCAGCTCCCAGATCCCAACACACAGGAACAGCGTAAAGCACATTTGTTCGGGGAGCTCAACTATTCCGGGAAGTACTTTGCTTTTAAAGAACAACTCAAG taCTCTGTAGTTCGAATAGTGCGTGAGAAAATGTTGCGAACTGAAGCCTTCACGGATGTGGAACAACTGCAGGCATTTCTAAGTCAGCTCTATGTGTTTCTGGTGGATGAAATGCACAAGGCATTGAATAAG ACACTGGCCGTAGATGATCTAGAGAATCAGCCACAGCCAATGCTGGAGTGTTCTCAGCTAAAGCACTTTGCCAAAGAGGCTCAGCTGAACCAGGACTTCCAGCTCGCCACCAAATACTACCAGGAG CGGCTGGCACGAGATCGTAATGACCCGTCCCACTGGTTTGATTACGGCTGTTTCTACATGTTGAGGGGGGACTACCAGAAAGCAGAGGAATGCTTCCATCAGGCGGTCTCTATAAATCAGGCACATCTATCCAG TTTACTGATGTGTGGTATTCTGGCTGAGATGGATGGGCGGTACGAGGATGCAGAGACTTTTTTTGAAGGAGCAACCTGTGTCAATCCCAGCAGTGTAGTTGCCTGGACACTGTTTG GTGTGTTCTATCAAGCACAGGACAACAGTATCCAGGCAGAGATGGCTTTCTTAGAGGCCTGTAAGCAGCAGCGGGCGGGTTTGGTGCCGAGCCCAGCAGACGACGGGGACACACAGATCGAGTTAGACGCACAGGAAGAGCAAGAGGAAGAAGCAGAGGAAGACTCGGCTGAGGACAGCA TTGAGGGAGAGGATGTAGAAAGTTCCATTAGTCGTCAAAGTGGTGCTGGTGTTAAAGAGGTGGAGGGTCCTACTTTGGCCGTGGAACCTAAACCAACCAGGACAGCTTCCCTTAACAGCCCGAGCAAACCATGTAGTATCTACATGGAGACTGTGGAGTTCCTACTGCAGAGCAATGCATTACAG ACGGCCCAAAGGGTACTGGCTCAGGAGCTGCTGTGCCCGGAGGCCGGGTTGAGTAGCTCCTACCACCTGGCGTTGGCTCAGCTCCACACCCTCCGAGGAGAGTACGGCAGTGCTGAGACCAACCTCAGTGCAGCACTCAGAGATAGCTACGAG AATCCAGATGTGTGGGCACTTTGGGGCCACTTGCATTTCCTGCGAGGTGAGAGCAGAGATGCCCAGAAGTGTTATGAGAGAACCCTGGACTTTGTGGCGGATGCCTCCGACACTCACCCCATCTATCTGCGCCTGGGCTCTATCTACCTGAAGGAAGGGCAG TTTGAGAAGGCCAAAGCCACATACCTACGTGCTTGCAAGAGCTCGCCATCCTGCTTGACCTGGCTTGGCCTGGGCATCGCCTGCTACCGG CTGGaagagatgacagaagctgAGGATGCACTGACAGAGGCCAACACCTTAAACAATACTAATGCAGAGGTGTGGGGATACCTGGCACTTGTCTGCTTGCAG ATGGGGAGAAAGTTGGAGGCAGAGCAGTCTTATAAGTACACAATGAAG cTGGATTTACAAAACGAGCCACTTCTGCAGGAGATCAATGAGATGCAAAAACATGTTGGATTTGGCAACCCTTGTTTTTGA